The following are from one region of the Arthrobacter sp. TMP15 genome:
- a CDS encoding GNAT family N-acetyltransferase, with the protein MTDMVTLIAKTNPLERDLKTASRTVLETDIPRLGELYFTAYDAGLAGESIEVALADIQASMAGKYGRFLPEASHVALDDQGKIVAAVLVVERAIGEDTPDAPFIIELITDRGHRRQGLAEDLVLATLDTLFNEGQSDVALRVEATNSAALALYLSLDFHRWSPEETDD; encoded by the coding sequence ATGACTGACATGGTCACCCTCATCGCTAAAACCAATCCGTTGGAACGCGACCTCAAAACAGCATCAAGAACTGTGCTGGAAACTGACATCCCCCGCCTCGGTGAACTTTATTTCACCGCTTATGACGCTGGACTGGCTGGCGAGTCTATCGAGGTTGCACTAGCCGATATCCAGGCCTCGATGGCAGGAAAATATGGCCGATTTCTCCCCGAAGCTTCCCACGTAGCGTTAGATGACCAGGGCAAAATTGTGGCCGCAGTATTGGTTGTGGAACGCGCTATTGGCGAAGACACTCCCGATGCGCCGTTCATCATCGAACTTATTACCGACCGAGGGCACCGCCGCCAAGGCCTCGCCGAAGACTTGGTCCTTGCCACTTTGGACACTCTTTTCAACGAGGGCCAAAGCGATGTGGCCTTGCGGGTTGAAGCCACCAACTCCGCCGCGTTGGCACTTTATCTATCCCTTGACTTCCATCGCTGGTCACCAGAAGAAACTGACGACTAA
- a CDS encoding DUF6504 family protein has product MGIFSEAITVLTSSDGVPLQLWWREEFYAISADPLCWYERRSWWESEKRVRPGEGVGVVDRQMWRLQVHREEAGQGPAEAAHESLTVDVVRYRPSERWRVIKIYDAVDELFMEEQGGA; this is encoded by the coding sequence ATGGGTATCTTTAGTGAGGCTATCACCGTGCTGACCTCATCTGATGGTGTGCCGTTGCAGTTGTGGTGGCGGGAGGAATTTTATGCCATTTCGGCTGATCCCCTGTGCTGGTATGAGCGCCGATCCTGGTGGGAGAGCGAGAAACGCGTGCGTCCGGGGGAAGGAGTAGGGGTTGTTGACAGGCAAATGTGGCGGTTGCAGGTCCATCGGGAAGAGGCAGGGCAAGGTCCTGCAGAAGCTGCACATGAAAGTTTAACCGTTGATGTGGTGCGCTACCGGCCTAGTGAACGGTGGCGCGTCATAAAGATATATGACGCTGTGGATGAGTTGTTTATGGAGGAGCAGGGCGGTGCGTAA